The sequence GCGGCCCTTCATAGCAGCCGCCGTCGGCGTAGTAGGACAGGCCGACCGTGGTCGCCGGCGAATCCAGCCAGTGCGCGCCGTCGGCCGTGGCGCGGGCGCCGCGCAGGTCGAGAAAGCCCATCGGCTGGCCGCCGGCATGCCAGGCCGCCTCGAGCGAGCAGGCGCGTGAAGCGTCGACGTGGAGCAGGCTGCCGTCGGTGAACTCGCGGTGGCGGCCGGCATGGCCGGCGACGGCGACCTTGTAGTACGCGTCGCCGTAGCGGCGCTGCAGCGCCTCGCCCATGCTGCGGGCGCCGCCGCCGTCGCCATCGGCCCGCGCGGCGTGGACGGCCAGGTCCAGCGCATGCCCGGTCATGGCCCAGACGATCACCTTCCTGCCGGCGTAATAGCGGTCGGCCAGGTATTCGACGTTGCGCGCCATCTGCACGTCGCGCGCATAGGGCCGGGCCGGATCCCACATCGTGGCGCCCTGGGCGGCGATGCTGTCGATCTGCCGGCGCCAGAATCCGGACGAATCGGGAAATGCGTAGGCATCGGCCACGCCGGCCAGCGCCGCGTCGAGCCGGGCCGCGGCGCGCTCGAAGGCGGCAAGTTCGGCGGCCGCCGGCGGCTCGGCACGCATGGCGAGCACGGCTTCGGCGACGCGGGTGAAATCGTTCCAGCCGCCGCCGGTCGCCAGCGCACCGAGGCCCTTGCCGCGCAGGAAGCCGGCCAGCCCCGGCAGCAGGCCGGCCTGCGAGCGCGCCCCGCCGTGCGGCGTGTCCATCGCGGTCAGCACCAAGGGCCTGGGGTCGTGCTTGTGTCGGTCGACGTAGTCGTACAGCGCACGCATCTCGACGCTGCGGTTGTACATGTAGAACAAGCTGCCGAACGAGGCCTGGCGCGCGGCCGCGCCGGCCTGCACCTCGTGCCACAGCGACTGGCCGTCGTACATGCCGCTTTCCAGCAGCAACACCTCGAAGCCCTTGCGCTCGTGCAGGTAGCGAACCAGCCGCGACTTGAGCAGGAAGGTGTTGGATTCGCCGTGGCTGACCTCGCCCAGCGCCACGATGCGCGCCTCGCCGACCGCGCGGCCGAAGGCGGCCAGGTCGGCGTCGTCCGGCGCGGCCGGGTCGACGCTGGCGAGCGGTACAACCTGGCCGGCCAGCCAGCGCGCCAGCTCGGCCGGCGCCTCCTCGCCCCGGGCGCCGAGCGACAGCGCGCAGGCGAGGACGAAACCCATGATCGATTGCCGGCGCGCCATGACGCTGCCTCCCTGTGAGCGAATGCCGCCGACTATAGGCAGCGGCGGGCATCACTGGAATGTCGCGAGCCATCGTCTAATTTGTCTGTATCCAACGTTGGAATGAGCAAGTGGGTGAGGGGTGAGGGGTGAGGGGTGAGGTGTAACCCCATCCCCACCCCAGCCCTCCCCTTGAAGGGGAGGGAGTCCGTGCAGTGAAAGCACGCAAGCCTGTGAAGATCGCTAACGGTGGAGGCTGTCGCGCCCTGCTCCTCCCCTTCAAGGGGGAGGTTGGGAGGGGGATGGGGTTACACCTCACCCCTCACCCCTCACACCTCACTCCCCCAAACCATGCCCCTCATCTACCAGGAACGCCTCGACATCTCCCCGCCTGCCGCCAGTCCTTCATCGGCGGCCAGCCCTTCCACCGGCCGCA is a genomic window of Chitinimonas koreensis containing:
- a CDS encoding erythromycin esterase family protein: MGFVLACALSLGARGEEAPAELARWLAGQVVPLASVDPAAPDDADLAAFGRAVGEARIVALGEVSHGESNTFLLKSRLVRYLHERKGFEVLLLESGMYDGQSLWHEVQAGAAARQASFGSLFYMYNRSVEMRALYDYVDRHKHDPRPLVLTAMDTPHGGARSQAGLLPGLAGFLRGKGLGALATGGGWNDFTRVAEAVLAMRAEPPAAAELAAFERAAARLDAALAGVADAYAFPDSSGFWRRQIDSIAAQGATMWDPARPYARDVQMARNVEYLADRYYAGRKVIVWAMTGHALDLAVHAARADGDGGGARSMGEALQRRYGDAYYKVAVAGHAGRHREFTDGSLLHVDASRACSLEAAWHAGGQPMGFLDLRGARATADGAHWLDSPATTVGLSYYADGGCYEGPLGDYVDGLFYVDRIEPAEMEAGFRFPG